In the genome of Cutibacterium equinum, one region contains:
- a CDS encoding biotin/lipoyl-containing protein, whose amino-acid sequence MKLKVTVNGVAYDVDVDVDKTPNTPMAPILFGGGSGGPMKTSGGGAGKAGEGEVPAPLAGTVAKILVAEGDAVKAGQVLLTLEAMKMETEINAPADGTVKGILVAVGDAVQGGQGLVALG is encoded by the coding sequence ATGAAGCTCAAGGTGACCGTCAATGGCGTCGCATACGACGTGGACGTTGACGTTGACAAGACCCCTAATACGCCGATGGCGCCGATTCTGTTTGGAGGCGGCTCCGGTGGCCCGATGAAGACCTCCGGTGGTGGCGCTGGCAAGGCCGGAGAGGGCGAGGTTCCCGCCCCGCTGGCCGGCACCGTCGCCAAGATCCTCGTGGCTGAGGGTGACGCCGTCAAGGCTGGTCAGGTGCTCCTGACCCTCGAGGCCATGAAGATGGAGACCGAGATCAACGCCCCGGCCGATGGCACCGTCAAGGGCATCCTGGTGGCTGTCGGTGACGCCGTCCAGGGTGGCCAGGGCCTGGTGGCTCTGGGCTGA
- a CDS encoding acyl-CoA carboxylase subunit beta, with translation MAEKKPIKLADTMAGRIEQLADERHNVEVGGGEARLEKQREKGKQTARERIDNLVDAYSFDEVGAFRKHRTTLFGMDKAEVPADGVVTGRATIHGRPVHVASQDFTVMGGSAGETQSIKVVETMEQALLTGTPFLFFYDSGGARIQEGIDSLSGYGKMFYANVKLSGVVPQIAIIAGPCAGGASYSPALTDFIIMTKKAHMFITGPGVIKSVTGEEVSADDLGGADAHMSTSGNIHFVAEDDDAAVLIAQKLLSFLPQNNTEDAQISNPNNDVSPQPELRDIVPLDGKKGYDVRDVIAKIVDWGDYLEVKAGWATNIVTAFARVNGRTVGIVANQPKVMSGCLDINASDKAAEFITFCDSFNIPLVQLVDVPGFLPGVQQEYGGIIRHGAKMLYAYSEATVPKITVVLRKAYGGSYLAMCNRDLGADAVYAWPSAEIAVMGADGAANVIFRRQIKESEDPAATRAAKIEEYRNAFNTPYVAAARGQVDDVIDPADTRRKITAALEIYATKRQSRPAKKHGVMPC, from the coding sequence ATGGCTGAGAAGAAACCAATCAAGCTGGCCGACACCATGGCCGGCCGAATCGAGCAGCTTGCCGACGAGCGCCACAACGTGGAGGTCGGCGGCGGCGAGGCTCGACTCGAGAAGCAGCGTGAGAAGGGCAAGCAAACTGCCCGTGAGCGCATCGACAACCTCGTTGACGCTTACTCCTTCGACGAGGTGGGTGCGTTCCGCAAGCACCGCACCACCCTCTTCGGCATGGACAAGGCCGAGGTTCCCGCCGACGGTGTCGTCACCGGACGCGCGACCATCCACGGTCGCCCGGTGCACGTCGCCTCCCAGGACTTCACCGTCATGGGTGGTTCCGCTGGTGAGACCCAGTCGATCAAGGTCGTCGAGACGATGGAGCAGGCCCTGCTGACCGGCACCCCGTTCCTGTTCTTCTACGACTCGGGCGGCGCCCGAATCCAGGAGGGCATCGACTCGCTGTCGGGCTACGGCAAGATGTTCTACGCGAACGTCAAGCTCTCGGGCGTCGTGCCGCAGATCGCCATCATCGCCGGGCCGTGCGCCGGTGGCGCCTCCTACTCCCCGGCCCTGACCGACTTCATCATCATGACGAAGAAGGCCCACATGTTCATCACGGGGCCTGGAGTCATCAAGTCGGTCACCGGCGAGGAGGTCAGTGCTGACGATCTGGGTGGTGCCGATGCGCACATGTCCACCTCGGGCAACATCCACTTCGTGGCTGAGGACGACGACGCCGCGGTGCTCATCGCGCAGAAGCTGCTGAGCTTCCTGCCGCAGAACAACACCGAGGACGCCCAGATCTCCAACCCCAACAACGACGTCTCCCCGCAGCCTGAACTGCGCGACATCGTGCCGTTGGATGGCAAGAAGGGCTACGACGTCCGCGACGTCATCGCCAAGATCGTCGACTGGGGCGACTACCTCGAGGTCAAGGCAGGCTGGGCGACCAACATCGTCACCGCCTTCGCCCGTGTCAACGGTCGGACCGTCGGCATCGTGGCCAACCAGCCGAAGGTCATGTCGGGCTGCCTCGACATCAACGCCTCCGACAAGGCCGCCGAGTTCATCACCTTCTGCGACTCCTTCAACATCCCGTTGGTGCAGTTGGTGGACGTTCCTGGCTTCCTGCCCGGTGTCCAGCAGGAGTACGGCGGCATCATTCGCCACGGTGCGAAGATGCTGTACGCCTACTCCGAGGCCACCGTCCCGAAGATCACCGTGGTGCTGCGCAAGGCATACGGCGGCTCCTACCTGGCCATGTGCAACCGTGACTTGGGTGCCGACGCCGTTTACGCCTGGCCGAGCGCCGAGATTGCGGTGATGGGTGCCGATGGCGCTGCCAACGTCATCTTCCGTCGTCAGATCAAGGAGTCCGAGGATCCCGCGGCCACCCGTGCTGCCAAGATCGAGGAGTACCGCAACGCCTTCAACACCCCCTACGTGGCTGCCGCCCGTGGACAGGTTGATGACGTGATCGATCCCGCCGACACTCGTCGCAAGATCACCGCCGCACTGGAGATCTACGCCACCAAGCGTCAGTCCCGTCCGGCCAAGAAGCACGGCGTCATGCCGTGCTGA
- a CDS encoding methylmalonyl-CoA carboxytransferase subunit 5S yields MSPRKIGVTELVLRDAHQSLLATRMAMEDMVDACADIDAAGFWSVECWGGATFDSCIRFLNEDPWERLRTFRKLLPNSRLQMLLRGQNLLGYRHYNDEVVDKFVEKSAENGMDVFRVFDALNDPRNLEHAMAAVKKTGKHAQGTICYTTSPIHTPESFIKQADRLIDMGADSIAFKDMAALLKPQPAFDIIKGIKENHPDVQINLHCHSTTGVTLVTLQKAIEAGVDVVDTAISSLSLGPGHNPTESLVEMLEGTEYTTDLDMDRLLKIRDHFKKIRPKYKRFESKTLVNTNIFQSQIPGGMLSNMESQLEAQGAGDRMDEVLKEVPRVRKDAGYPPLVTPSSQIVGTQAVFNVLMGNGEYKNLTAEFADLMLGYYGKPIGDLNPDIVEMAKKQTGKEPIDCRPADLLDPEWDQLVEQAKGLEGFDGTDEDVLTNALFPGVAPKFFKERPEGPKSVAMTEAQMKAEAEGTGAAGITGPVNYNVTVGGNSHQVTVEPA; encoded by the coding sequence ATGAGTCCGCGAAAGATTGGCGTTACCGAGCTCGTGCTCCGCGACGCGCATCAGAGCCTGCTTGCCACCCGCATGGCCATGGAGGACATGGTCGATGCCTGTGCCGACATCGATGCTGCAGGCTTCTGGTCCGTTGAGTGCTGGGGTGGAGCTACCTTCGATTCCTGCATCCGATTCCTCAACGAAGACCCGTGGGAGCGTCTGCGCACCTTCCGCAAGCTGCTGCCGAACTCCCGGCTGCAGATGCTGCTGCGTGGCCAGAACCTCCTGGGATACCGTCACTACAACGATGAGGTCGTCGACAAGTTCGTCGAGAAGTCGGCCGAGAACGGCATGGACGTGTTCCGTGTGTTCGACGCACTGAATGACCCGCGTAACCTCGAGCACGCCATGGCTGCGGTCAAGAAGACCGGCAAGCATGCTCAGGGCACCATCTGCTACACCACCTCCCCGATTCACACCCCGGAGAGCTTCATCAAGCAGGCCGATCGCCTCATCGACATGGGTGCTGATTCGATCGCCTTCAAGGACATGGCAGCCCTCCTCAAGCCCCAGCCCGCCTTCGACATCATCAAGGGCATCAAGGAGAACCACCCCGACGTGCAGATCAACCTGCACTGCCACTCCACCACGGGCGTCACCCTGGTCACCCTGCAGAAGGCCATCGAGGCCGGTGTCGACGTCGTTGACACCGCCATCTCCTCGTTGTCGCTGGGCCCGGGCCACAACCCGACCGAGTCCCTCGTCGAGATGCTCGAAGGCACCGAGTACACCACCGACCTCGACATGGATCGCCTCCTCAAGATCCGTGACCACTTCAAGAAGATTCGTCCCAAGTACAAGAGGTTCGAGTCGAAGACCCTGGTCAACACCAACATCTTCCAGTCCCAGATCCCCGGCGGAATGCTGTCCAACATGGAGTCCCAGCTCGAGGCCCAGGGCGCTGGCGACCGCATGGACGAGGTCCTCAAGGAGGTGCCGCGCGTCCGCAAGGATGCCGGTTACCCGCCGCTGGTCACCCCGTCGTCCCAGATCGTGGGAACCCAGGCTGTGTTCAACGTCCTCATGGGCAACGGCGAGTACAAGAACCTCACCGCCGAGTTCGCTGACCTCATGCTTGGTTACTACGGCAAGCCGATTGGTGATCTCAACCCCGACATTGTCGAGATGGCCAAGAAGCAGACCGGCAAGGAGCCGATCGACTGCCGTCCCGCCGACCTGCTCGACCCCGAGTGGGATCAGTTGGTTGAGCAGGCCAAGGGCCTTGAGGGCTTCGACGGCACCGACGAGGACGTCCTCACCAACGCCCTGTTCCCGGGAGTTGCCCCGAAGTTCTTCAAGGAGCGCCCGGAGGGCCCGAAGAGCGTCGCTATGACCGAGGCTCAGATGAAGGCCGAGGCGGAGGGCACCGGCGCTGCCGGCATCACCGGACCGGTCAACTACAACGTGACGGTTGGTGGCAACAGCCACCAGGTGACCGTCGAGCCTGCGTGA
- a CDS encoding ABC transporter ATP-binding protein, whose translation MVDAVVIEGLRVCPGEEVLIDSFDLRIEPGEIIALTGPSGSGKTSLLSLVTGLRRITAGRVTIARTVLDSTSTSRQRADVRRRHIGVSNQDPYLMDELTVVENVALVRIFDGVERSRALHEATECLAGVGIEHLAHRRTTDLSGGEAQRVSLARAFCRPQAHVLVADEPTANLDPAHVDAVTETMVDQVRARGLAAIIATHDARVVNRCDRNVDLSVIR comes from the coding sequence ATGGTTGATGCCGTCGTCATTGAGGGTCTGCGCGTCTGCCCAGGTGAGGAGGTGCTCATCGACTCCTTCGACCTTCGCATTGAGCCCGGGGAGATCATCGCCCTCACCGGTCCCAGCGGGTCGGGTAAGACGAGCCTGCTCTCCTTGGTCACCGGATTGCGGAGGATCACTGCTGGCCGGGTGACGATCGCCCGCACGGTCCTTGACTCCACATCGACGAGTCGACAACGCGCCGACGTGCGACGCCGCCACATTGGGGTGTCGAACCAGGACCCCTATCTCATGGACGAGCTCACGGTTGTCGAGAACGTCGCCTTGGTGCGCATCTTCGACGGAGTGGAGCGCTCGAGGGCCCTTCACGAGGCCACTGAGTGCCTCGCTGGAGTCGGCATTGAGCACTTGGCGCACCGTAGGACCACCGACCTGTCGGGTGGTGAGGCGCAGCGGGTGTCGTTGGCGCGGGCGTTCTGCCGGCCGCAGGCCCACGTCCTGGTGGCCGACGAACCCACTGCCAATCTGGACCCGGCGCATGTTGACGCTGTGACCGAGACGATGGTGGACCAGGTGAGAGCTCGCGGATTGGCCGCGATCATTGCCACCCATGATGCCCGGGTCGTCAATCGCTGTGACCGGAACGTTGACCTGTCAGTGATCCGATGA
- the fbaA gene encoding class II fructose-bisphosphate aldolase, which yields MPIATPEVYGEMIDRAKEKGFAYPAINVTSSQTLNAALQGFTEAGSDGIIQISTGGAEYLSGQKVKDMVTGAVALAEYAHVVAKNYPVNVALHTDHCQKEKLDKYVNPLIAISQERVDKGQDPLFNSHMWDGSAIEVEENLQIAEELLSRTSKAKLILEIEVGAVGGEEDGVTGEINEKLYTTVADGMRTLEVLGLGEKGRYITALTFGNVHGAYKPGFVKLRPEILKEIQDECGKKYGKDKPFDLVFHGGSGSTAQEIADAVSYGVIKMNVDTDTQYAFSRPVVDHMFSNYSGMLKIDGEVGNKKMYDPRSWGKKAEAGMAARVIEACERLGSKGTSVNA from the coding sequence ATGCCCATCGCAACACCCGAGGTTTACGGCGAGATGATCGATCGCGCGAAGGAAAAGGGCTTCGCGTACCCGGCCATCAACGTGACCTCTTCCCAGACCCTCAACGCTGCCCTTCAGGGCTTCACTGAGGCTGGTTCCGACGGCATCATCCAGATCTCCACCGGTGGCGCTGAGTACCTGTCGGGTCAGAAGGTCAAGGACATGGTGACTGGTGCGGTTGCTCTGGCCGAGTACGCCCACGTCGTCGCCAAGAACTACCCGGTCAACGTGGCCCTGCACACTGACCACTGCCAGAAGGAGAAGCTGGACAAGTACGTCAACCCGCTCATCGCCATCTCGCAGGAGCGTGTCGACAAGGGCCAGGACCCGCTGTTCAACTCCCACATGTGGGACGGCTCGGCCATCGAGGTCGAGGAGAACCTGCAGATCGCCGAGGAGCTGCTCTCGCGCACCTCGAAGGCCAAGCTGATCCTCGAGATCGAGGTGGGCGCTGTTGGTGGCGAGGAAGACGGCGTCACGGGCGAGATCAACGAGAAGCTGTACACCACCGTCGCTGACGGCATGCGTACCCTCGAGGTCCTCGGCCTGGGGGAGAAGGGCCGCTACATCACCGCCCTCACCTTCGGCAACGTCCACGGCGCCTACAAGCCCGGTTTCGTCAAGCTGCGTCCGGAGATCCTCAAGGAGATCCAGGACGAGTGCGGCAAGAAGTACGGCAAGGACAAGCCGTTCGACCTCGTCTTCCACGGTGGCTCCGGCTCCACCGCTCAGGAGATCGCTGACGCGGTGTCCTACGGCGTCATCAAGATGAACGTCGACACCGATACCCAGTACGCCTTCTCGCGTCCGGTCGTCGATCACATGTTCTCCAACTACAGCGGCATGTTGAAGATTGACGGTGAGGTCGGCAACAAGAAGATGTACGACCCGCGCTCGTGGGGCAAGAAGGCTGAGGCTGGCATGGCTGCCCGCGTCATCGAGGCCTGTGAGCGTCTTGGCTCGAAGGGCACCTCGGTCAACGCCTGA
- a CDS encoding TrmH family RNA methyltransferase, which translates to MPEPWPDDPRLDRELLASGDRRNVIDRYRYWTMEAIVADLDAQRSRLHVAIQNWEHDFNIGSVVRTANAFNVAAVHILGRRRWNRRGAMVTDRYLHVYHHPDVPTFLAWLDEHGVTPVGVDNLPGSVPLETAQLPQDCCLVFGSEGPGLTDEVVAGCDHLVAITQYGSTRSMNAGAAAAIAMYAWTTQWRDAPNPPTDRPGRPRPPRLVP; encoded by the coding sequence ATGCCCGAACCGTGGCCCGATGACCCAAGACTCGATCGGGAATTGTTGGCGTCAGGGGATCGACGCAATGTCATTGACCGGTATCGATATTGGACGATGGAGGCCATCGTCGCTGACCTCGACGCCCAGCGTTCTCGGCTCCACGTGGCCATCCAGAACTGGGAACATGACTTCAACATCGGTTCCGTGGTGCGTACTGCAAATGCCTTCAACGTTGCGGCTGTGCACATTCTGGGACGACGACGCTGGAATCGACGCGGTGCGATGGTGACCGATCGGTACCTGCACGTCTACCATCACCCGGACGTCCCCACCTTCCTGGCGTGGCTTGACGAGCACGGCGTCACCCCGGTCGGCGTGGACAACCTGCCTGGATCGGTGCCGCTGGAAACCGCACAGCTCCCCCAGGACTGCTGCCTGGTCTTCGGGTCAGAAGGCCCTGGGCTGACCGACGAGGTCGTCGCGGGGTGTGACCATCTGGTCGCCATCACCCAGTACGGATCGACGCGGTCGATGAATGCGGGGGCCGCTGCCGCGATCGCCATGTACGCCTGGACGACCCAGTGGCGCGACGCTCCAAACCCACCCACCGACAGACCTGGGAGGCCGAGACCCCCTAGGCTCGTCCCATGA
- a CDS encoding VTT domain-containing protein has protein sequence MPSLLMTLPALLTPAWMDPQAIIEGAGAAALWIVAPIVFAECGLAVFFMPGDSLLFALGMFAAVGVNSSAPLVHYGPPVTTLIIVNLVLIICAIAGNICGYWIGYVVGPKLFREREGFMGKVFSPKHVDTTHDFFRKHGSVALILARFVPIVRTFVTMIAGVGRMTFRKYISYTAIGGVLWVLIAVQAGYFLGQIPVIRDNFEAALLLIIVVSVLPMVFEWLKARRKGQASRPQSAERSSVE, from the coding sequence ATGCCGAGTCTCCTCATGACCCTCCCCGCCCTGCTCACCCCCGCCTGGATGGACCCCCAAGCCATCATCGAGGGCGCCGGTGCTGCAGCCCTGTGGATCGTCGCGCCGATCGTCTTCGCAGAATGCGGCCTGGCCGTGTTCTTCATGCCCGGAGACTCCCTGCTCTTCGCCCTGGGGATGTTTGCCGCCGTGGGCGTCAACTCCTCCGCCCCTCTGGTCCACTACGGACCTCCGGTGACGACCCTCATCATCGTCAACCTCGTCCTCATCATCTGCGCCATCGCCGGAAACATCTGCGGTTACTGGATCGGCTACGTGGTGGGCCCCAAGCTCTTCCGGGAGCGGGAAGGGTTCATGGGCAAGGTGTTCTCGCCCAAGCACGTCGACACCACTCACGACTTCTTCCGCAAGCACGGGTCAGTGGCCCTCATCCTGGCCCGCTTCGTGCCGATCGTGCGCACCTTCGTGACGATGATTGCCGGTGTGGGTCGGATGACCTTCCGCAAATACATCAGCTACACGGCCATCGGTGGCGTTCTCTGGGTGCTCATCGCCGTCCAGGCTGGGTACTTCCTGGGGCAGATCCCCGTCATCCGAGACAACTTCGAGGCGGCGCTACTCCTCATCATCGTGGTGTCGGTGCTGCCGATGGTCTTCGAGTGGCTCAAGGCCCGCCGCAAGGGCCAGGCCAGTCGTCCTCAGTCGGCGGAGCGTTCCAGCGTCGAGTGA
- a CDS encoding spermidine synthase → MPDPDTPGAWIVRIGGADQSWIDPDDPTRLEFDYMERIADHLDLHRPAGERMRVIHIGGAGMCLARYVAFTRPTSPQIVCEPDVELTEEVRLKAPLPPRCGIKVRPVDGRSGVAAMREDFADVVILDAFDGARVPADLVTVEFFTDVLRILHADGIVVANLADSAPLTWTKRVVRAAEEAFSNVCLAAESSTLKGRRYGNIILAGSNGPLHTQELTRRCSGAAFPFRLISGDSLTKLLAGTEPFRDDDVEPSPGPPGGATFFS, encoded by the coding sequence GTGCCTGATCCCGACACGCCTGGCGCATGGATCGTGCGGATCGGTGGCGCCGACCAGTCCTGGATCGACCCTGACGACCCCACCCGTCTCGAGTTCGACTACATGGAACGCATCGCAGACCACCTCGACCTCCACCGTCCGGCGGGGGAGAGGATGCGCGTCATTCACATCGGCGGGGCGGGAATGTGTCTGGCACGGTACGTGGCGTTCACCCGGCCGACGAGTCCACAAATCGTCTGTGAACCCGACGTCGAGCTCACTGAGGAAGTGCGTCTCAAGGCTCCTCTCCCGCCTCGTTGTGGCATCAAGGTGCGCCCCGTGGACGGACGGTCAGGGGTCGCTGCGATGCGCGAGGACTTCGCCGACGTCGTCATCCTGGACGCCTTCGATGGCGCCAGGGTGCCCGCTGACCTCGTCACCGTCGAGTTCTTCACCGACGTGTTGCGAATCTTGCACGCTGACGGCATCGTCGTGGCGAACTTGGCTGACTCGGCCCCGTTGACCTGGACCAAACGGGTCGTCAGGGCAGCCGAGGAAGCCTTCTCCAACGTCTGTCTGGCCGCAGAGTCCTCGACCCTCAAGGGGCGTCGCTACGGCAATATCATCCTGGCTGGCTCGAACGGGCCATTGCACACCCAGGAGCTGACGCGACGCTGTAGCGGGGCCGCCTTCCCGTTCCGGCTCATCAGTGGAGATTCCCTGACGAAGCTTCTTGCGGGTACCGAGCCTTTCCGTGACGATGACGTCGAGCCCTCTCCCGGCCCACCAGGGGGAGCGACATTCTTCTCCTGA
- a CDS encoding LamG-like jellyroll fold domain-containing protein, with translation MSSISRRNLILGGAAITVAGVAVHKGWPANAAPYTTTGTVEDGPGIRGCIALLPDTQFYSRYGVADADLFTKQYPGLPNPYDCQTKWIADNTKTYRIEMTHHLGDVVDQSGDGHEDQFVVASRAMKILDDAKVSYSVIPGNHDVADDFRYYRTWFPESRQKSSPSFKAMGPSGLSNWHSFSVAGVPMMAVNVPWGSDTADLDWAESVLNAHPTVPTIITTHQIIDISPEGTALSTAFGERIWDRLIKTHNQVFLTVNGHHHGATNRILKNDAGQPVFQQLLDYQMAYQGGNGLMALMEFDFTHNQLSQTAFSPWVPLKGDKANSLDRALLEGPGDTWSTPFDFASRFASFGADFHPTGEVPSATKALRDHLREVFTPIAELPLVPPADDQDYPQVPGTLAHWRPMSVDGKLIEKDITDNGNDMTLMVAGAAPNSAALVDDHMNFSSGMQAIKFTPASKGNFSYFATSKDAPLNKEHFEKGYTFETFINIDKDYSDPNHWSAFVTRGGKRGDLPNFNVPGADDSDLEEPPMSGAISSLKEIQWAFTDIAEVGMGYSNWSGDVDLGKWYHIAIVDDPAQGSVFMYVNGVPMLRNQYGAKGQAHGINGFDDLPWIIGGSIYDNAMDKGFFGLIGEMRFIDHPTTAEQWLTARANKPSATPNPSSTPTSTPTVTPTSTPTSTGTPSSTPTGTPTSTPTGAGKPSGATPSTTPSGTTPSAGISVTKPSIRPSRPGRTLRPPRLPRTGR, from the coding sequence ATGTCGTCGATCAGTCGTCGCAACCTCATTCTGGGCGGGGCCGCCATCACCGTGGCCGGGGTAGCCGTCCACAAGGGATGGCCAGCCAACGCCGCCCCCTACACCACCACCGGAACGGTCGAGGATGGCCCCGGCATCCGTGGCTGCATCGCCCTGCTGCCCGACACCCAGTTCTACTCACGCTACGGCGTCGCCGACGCCGACCTGTTCACCAAGCAGTACCCCGGACTCCCCAACCCGTATGACTGCCAGACGAAGTGGATCGCCGACAACACCAAGACCTACCGGATCGAGATGACTCACCACCTGGGCGACGTCGTCGACCAGTCCGGCGATGGCCATGAGGACCAGTTCGTCGTCGCATCCCGTGCCATGAAGATTCTGGACGACGCCAAGGTGTCGTACTCGGTCATCCCGGGCAACCACGACGTCGCCGACGACTTCAGGTACTACCGCACGTGGTTCCCGGAGTCTCGCCAGAAGTCGTCGCCCAGCTTCAAGGCCATGGGCCCCAGCGGACTGTCCAACTGGCACTCGTTCTCGGTCGCCGGAGTGCCGATGATGGCGGTCAACGTCCCGTGGGGCTCTGACACCGCCGACCTCGACTGGGCTGAGTCGGTGCTCAACGCCCACCCGACGGTGCCGACCATCATCACCACCCACCAGATCATCGACATCTCGCCGGAGGGCACCGCCCTGTCGACCGCCTTCGGCGAGCGCATCTGGGATCGCCTCATCAAGACCCACAACCAGGTGTTCCTCACCGTCAATGGCCACCACCACGGGGCGACGAACCGCATCCTCAAGAATGACGCCGGTCAGCCGGTGTTCCAGCAGCTCCTCGACTACCAGATGGCCTACCAGGGTGGCAACGGTCTCATGGCACTCATGGAGTTCGACTTCACCCACAACCAGCTGTCGCAGACGGCCTTCTCGCCGTGGGTGCCGCTCAAGGGGGACAAGGCCAACTCCCTGGACCGCGCCCTGCTCGAGGGTCCCGGCGACACGTGGTCAACGCCCTTTGACTTCGCATCCCGGTTCGCATCCTTCGGCGCCGACTTCCACCCGACCGGCGAGGTTCCCTCCGCCACCAAGGCGCTTCGTGACCATCTCCGGGAGGTCTTCACCCCGATCGCCGAATTGCCGCTCGTGCCCCCGGCTGACGATCAGGACTACCCCCAGGTTCCCGGCACCCTGGCCCACTGGCGACCGATGTCGGTCGACGGGAAGCTCATCGAGAAGGACATCACCGACAACGGCAACGACATGACGCTCATGGTGGCCGGAGCCGCCCCGAACTCGGCCGCCCTCGTCGACGATCACATGAACTTCTCGTCCGGTATGCAAGCCATCAAGTTCACACCGGCATCGAAGGGCAACTTCTCCTACTTCGCCACGAGCAAGGACGCCCCCCTCAACAAGGAACACTTCGAGAAGGGCTACACCTTCGAGACCTTCATCAACATCGACAAGGACTACAGCGACCCCAACCACTGGAGCGCCTTCGTGACCCGAGGCGGCAAGCGCGGGGACCTGCCGAACTTCAACGTCCCCGGCGCTGATGACAGTGATCTGGAAGAGCCGCCGATGTCGGGCGCGATCTCCAGCCTCAAGGAGATCCAGTGGGCGTTCACCGACATCGCCGAGGTGGGTATGGGCTACTCGAACTGGTCCGGCGACGTCGACCTGGGCAAGTGGTACCACATTGCGATCGTCGACGACCCTGCCCAGGGCTCGGTCTTCATGTATGTCAATGGCGTTCCCATGCTGCGCAACCAGTACGGCGCCAAGGGCCAGGCTCACGGCATCAACGGCTTCGACGACCTGCCGTGGATCATCGGAGGCAGCATCTATGACAACGCCATGGACAAGGGCTTCTTCGGGCTCATCGGTGAGATGCGCTTCATCGACCATCCGACCACGGCTGAGCAGTGGCTGACGGCGCGCGCCAACAAGCCTTCTGCCACTCCGAATCCCTCCTCGACGCCGACCTCGACCCCCACCGTAACACCAACCTCGACCCCGACCTCGACCGGGACGCCGTCGTCGACCCCCACCGGAACACCGACCTCGACCCCCACCGGAGCCGGGAAGCCGTCGGGAGCAACCCCCTCGACCACCCCGTCGGGAACGACCCCCTCGGCTGGAATCTCGGTGACCAAACCGTCGATCCGCCCGAGTCGCCCGGGCCGCACCCTGCGTCCGCCGAGGTTGCCACGCACCGGCCGCTGA